The following coding sequences lie in one Vicia villosa cultivar HV-30 ecotype Madison, WI unplaced genomic scaffold, Vvil1.0 ctg.000368F_1_1, whole genome shotgun sequence genomic window:
- the LOC131627567 gene encoding ferric reduction oxidase 4-like isoform X2 → MMKSHTILLFRIIFLLMFLGWLTVWILYPTKIYHKTWIVNLENKLDSTYFREQGVNLLLFTFPIIFIGALGGIYLHLHQEKITQNLPSTSDGALKRCICFLRRPILVMSPLGIVSAMELLFTFMFVALLIWSFSNYLYRSFGHLHMDKQGEKVWEAKLRSVSLRLGYIGNICWAFLFFPVTRGSSILRLVGLTSESSIKYHIWLGHLSMVLFAAHTIGFIIYWAITNQMIEMLDWSKTYVSNVAGEIASLIALAIWITSISRVRRKMYEVFLYTHHLYILYILLYAIHVGVEYMCMIAPGVFLFLIDRNLRFLQSHQNTQLLSARILPCDAVELNFAKNPSLYYNPTSLVFINVPKVSKLQWHPFTVTSSCNMETNNLSVTIKNVGSWSNKLYQQLSSSSLDHLNVSVEGPYGPHTKQFLSGGSGITPFISIIRDLVFQSQHQQFQVPKLLLVCIFKNYVDLTMLDLILPASGPTTQILNLHLQIEAYITREKQEPSTETHKPIQTIWCKPNLSDSPISLILGPNNLLWLSAIITSSFFMFLLLLGILTRYYIYPREKNSSEVYNWTLKVMWYMFLLCACICVCSSVVFLWWKRLETSENKQINVEVSTPTRELESIPHQSLVEATNLHFGARPDLKKIMFKFECKDVGVMVCGPRKLRHEVAKICTSGLVDNLHFESISFGW, encoded by the exons ATGATGAAGAGCCACACAATATTACTATTTAGAATCATTTTTCTTTTGATGTTTCTTGGATGGCTAACAGTTTGGATCTTGTATCCCACAAAGATCTACCACAAGACATGGATTGTCAACCTAGAAAACAAGCTCGATTCTACATATTTTAGAGAGCAAG GGGTAAATCTCCTGCTTTTTACATTCCCTATCATTTTCATTGGAGCTCTTGGTGGtatttatcttcatcttcatcaggaaaaaaTAACACAAAACTTACCCTCCACAAG TGATGGTGCTCTAAAAAGATGTATATGTTTCCTGAGACGTCCAATCCTGGTGATGTCCCCACTTGGAATAGTTTCAGCTATGGAGCTTCTTTTTACATTCATGTTTGTTGCACTTTTGATATGGTCCTTTTCCAATTACCTATATAGAAGTTTTGGTCACCTCCATATGGACAAACAAGGCGAGAAAGT ATGGGAAGCAAAGCTTAGGAGTGTATCATTGAGACTTGGTTACATAGGAAACATATGTTGGGCATTTTTGTTCTTTCCAGTCACAAGAGGCTCTTCAATTCTGCGTCTGGTTGGACTCACTTCTGAGTCAAGCATCAAATACCATATATGGCTTGGACATTTATCTATGGTTCTTTTTGCTGCTCATACCATTGGTTTTATCATCTATTGGGCCATCACCAATCAAATGATTGAG ATGCTAGACTGGAGCAAAACTTATGTATCCAATGTGGCCGGAGAGATTGCAAGTTTAATAGCACTAGCAATATGGATAACAAGTATTTCACGCGTAAGGCGTAAAATGTATGAAGTTTTCCTCTATACTCACCATCTCTACATACTCTATATATTGTTATATGCAATCCATGTTGGAGTTGAATACATGTGCATGATTGCTCCTGGAGTTTTTCTCTTCCTCATTGATAGAAATCTTAGATTCTTACAATCTCACCAAAATACTCAGTTATTATCAGCTCGCATTTTGCCTTGTGATGCAGTTGAGCTCAATTTCGCTAAGAATCCTA GTTTATACTATAACCCTACAAGCTTGGTGTTCATAAATGTTCCAAAAGTTTCCAAGCTGCAATGGCACCCTTTTACAGTGACTTCTAGTTGTAATATGGAAACTAATAATCTTAGTGTTACCATAAAAAATGTGGGTAGCTGGTCAAACAAGCTTTATCaacaactttcttcttcatctttggATCATCTTAATGTTTCAGTTGAAGGACCCTATGGACCTCACACTAAACAATTTCTAAG TGGTGGAAGTGGCATAACTCCCTTCATATCTATAATCCGAGATCTCGTGTTTCAAAGCCAACATCAACAGTTCCAAGTTCCAAAACTCCTACTTGTTTGTATTTTCAAGAATTATGTTGATCTAACAATGTTAGATCTTATACTTCCGGCTTCTGGTCCAACAACTCAAATCTTAAACCTTCATTTACAAATCGAAGCTTACATCACCAGAGAGAAACAAGAACCTTCAACAGAAACTCACAAACCTATCCAAACAATATGGTGTAAGCCAAACCTCTCGGATTCTCCTATCTCACTTATATTAGGCCCAAATAATTTGTTATGGCTTAGTGCTATAATCACATCATCTTTCttcatgtttcttcttcttttaggAATTTTAACTCGTTACTATATTTATCCGAGGGAAAAGAACTCAAGTGAAGTGTATAATTGGACATTAAAGGTTATGTGGTATATGTTTCTTCTTTGTGCATGCATATGTGTATGTTCTAGTGTTGTTTTTCTATGGTGGAAGAGACTGGAAACTTCAGAAAATAAGCAAATAAATGTAGAAGTTTCAACACCAACAAGAGAACTTGAAAGCATTCCTCATCAATCTTTAGTGGAAGCTACCAATTTACATTTTGGTGCAAGACCTGATCTCAAAA AAATTATGTTTAAGTTTGAATGCAAAGATGTTGGAGTCATGGTATGTGGTCCTAGAAAATTGAGACATGAAGTTGCCAAAATTTGTACTTCTGGTTTGGTTGATAATCTTCACTTTGAATCCATCAGCTTTGGTTGGTGA
- the LOC131627568 gene encoding ferric reduction oxidase 4-like: MKSHTMFLIRFILLLMFLGSLTVWILLPTKIYRNTWTVTLENKLNSTYFREQGVNLLLFTFPMMFIGALGSIYLHLNQEKITKNLPSTSGGALKRCLCFLRRPFLVMSPFGIVSALELLFTFMFVALLIWSLANYLYISFGHLHMHKVGEKVWEAKFRSVSLRLGYIGNICWAFLFFPVTRGSSILRLVGLTSESSIKYHIWLGHLSMVLFAAHTIGFIIYWAITNQMVEMLEWSKTYVSNVAGEIASLIALVMWITSISRIRRKMYEVFFYTHHLYILYILFYAIHVGVEYMCMIAPGIFLFLIDRHLRFLQSRQNARLLSARILPCDALELNFSKNPSLYYNPTSLVFINVPTVSKLQWHPFTVTSSCNMESNNLSVTIKNVGSWSNKLYQLLSSSSLDHLNVSVEGPYGPHTKQFLRHEQIVMVSGGSGITPFISIIRDLIFQSQQQQFQAPKLLLVCIFKNYVDLTMLDLMLPASGSTTQITNLHLQIEAYITREKHEPSIETQKPIQLIWFKPNLSDSPISLVLGPNNLLWLSAVITSSFVMFLLFLGILTRYYIYPMEKNSSEVYNWTFKVMWYMFLICACICVCSSVAFLWWKRHNTLENKQINVEVSTPTRELESIPHQSLVEATNVHFGARPDLKKIMFEFECKDVGVMVCGPRKLRHEVAKICASGLADNLHFESISFNW, encoded by the exons ATGAAGAGCCACACAATGTTCCTAATTAGATTCATTTTACTTTTGATGTTTCTTGGATCTCTAACAGTTTGGATCTTGTTGCCCACAAAGATCTACCGCAACACATGGACTGTCACCCTAGAAAACAAGCTCAATTCTACATACTTCAGAGAGCAAG GGGTAAATCTCCTGCTTTTTACATTCCCTATGATGTTCATTGGAGCTCTTGGTAGTATTTATCTCCATCTTAAtcaagaaaaaataacaaaaaacttACCCTCCACAAG TGGTGGTGCTCTAAAAAGATGTTTATGTTTCCTGAGACGTCCATTCCTGGTGATGtctccatttggaatagtttcagCTCTGGAGCTTCTCTTTACATTCATGTTTGTTGCACTTTTGATATGGTCCCTTGCCAATTACTTATATATTAGTTTTGGTCATCTCCATATGCACAAAGTAGGAGAGAAAGT atggGAAGCAAAGTTTAGGAGTGTATCATTGAGACTTGGTTACATAGGAAACATATGTTGGGCATTTTTGTTCTTTCCAGTCACAAGAGGCTCTTCAATTCTGCGTCTGGTTGGACTGACATCTGAGTCAAGCATCAAATACCATATATGGCTTGGACATTTATCTATGGTTCTTTTTGCTGCTCATACCATTGGTTTTATCATCTATTGGGCCATCACAAATCAAATGGTTGAG ATGCTAGAGTGGAGCAAAACTTATGTATCCAATGTTGCCGGGGAGATTGCAAGTTTAATAGCACTAGTAATGTGGATAACAAGTATTTCACGCATAAGGCGTAAGATGTATGAAGTATTCTTCTACACTCACCATCTCTACATTCTATATATCTTATTCTATGCAATCCATGTTGGAGTTGAATACATGTGCATGATTGCTCCTGGGATTTTTCTATTCCTCATTGATAGACATCTTAGATTCTTACAATCTCGACAAAATGCCCGGTTATTGTCAGCTCGCATTTTGCCTTGTGATGCACTTGAGCTCAACTTCTCCAAGAACCCTA GTTTATACTATAACCCCACAAGCTTGGTATTCATAAATGTTCCAACGGTTTCCAAGCTGCAATGGCATCCTTTTACGGTGACTTCTAGCTGTAATATGGAAAGTAATAATCTGAGTGTTACCATAAAAAATGTGGGTAGCTGGTCAAACAAGCTTTATCAActactttcttcttcatctttggATCATCTTAATGTTTCAGTCGAAGGACCCTATGGACCTCATACTAAACAATTTCTAAG GCATGAACAAATTGTGATGGTAAGTGGTGGAAGTGGCATAACTCCCTTCATATCTATAATCCGAGATCTCATATTTCAAAGccaacaacaacaattccaagCTCCAAAGCTCCTACTTGTTTGTATTTTCAAGAATTATGTTGATCTAACAATGTTAGATCTTATGCTTCCAGCTTCTGGTTCAACAACTCAAATCACAAACCTTCATTTACAAATCGAAGCTTACATCACAAGAGAAAAACATGAACCTTCAATCGAAACTCAAAAACCTATTCAATTAATATGGTTTAAGCCAAACCTTTCAGATTCTCCTATCTCACTTGTATTAGGCCCAAATAATTTGTTATGGCTTAGTGCCGTAATCACATCATCCTTCGTCATGTTTCTCCTATTTTTAGGGATTTTAACTCGTTACTATATTTATCCGATGGAAAAGAACTCAAGTGAAGTGTATAATTGGACATTCAAGGTTATGTGGTACATGTTTCTAATATGTGCATGCATATGTGTATGTTCTAGTGTTGCTTTTCTTTGGTGGAAAAGACACAACACTTTAGAAAATAAGCAAATAAATGTAGAAGTTTCAACACCAACAAGAGAACTTGAAAGCATTCCTCATCAATCTTTAGTGGAAGCTACCAATGTACATTTTGGTGCAAGACCTGATCTCAAAA AAATTATGTTTGAGTTTGAATGCAAAGATGTTGGAGTCATGGTATGTGGTCCAAGAAAATTGAGACATGAAGTTGCCAAAATTTGTGCTTCTGGTTTGGCTGATAATCTTCATTTTGAATCCATCAGCTTTAATTGGTGA
- the LOC131627567 gene encoding ferric reduction oxidase 4-like isoform X1 codes for MMKSHTILLFRIIFLLMFLGWLTVWILYPTKIYHKTWIVNLENKLDSTYFREQVVLGVNLLLFTFPIIFIGALGGIYLHLHQEKITQNLPSTSDGALKRCICFLRRPILVMSPLGIVSAMELLFTFMFVALLIWSFSNYLYRSFGHLHMDKQGEKVWEAKLRSVSLRLGYIGNICWAFLFFPVTRGSSILRLVGLTSESSIKYHIWLGHLSMVLFAAHTIGFIIYWAITNQMIEMLDWSKTYVSNVAGEIASLIALAIWITSISRVRRKMYEVFLYTHHLYILYILLYAIHVGVEYMCMIAPGVFLFLIDRNLRFLQSHQNTQLLSARILPCDAVELNFAKNPSLYYNPTSLVFINVPKVSKLQWHPFTVTSSCNMETNNLSVTIKNVGSWSNKLYQQLSSSSLDHLNVSVEGPYGPHTKQFLSGGSGITPFISIIRDLVFQSQHQQFQVPKLLLVCIFKNYVDLTMLDLILPASGPTTQILNLHLQIEAYITREKQEPSTETHKPIQTIWCKPNLSDSPISLILGPNNLLWLSAIITSSFFMFLLLLGILTRYYIYPREKNSSEVYNWTLKVMWYMFLLCACICVCSSVVFLWWKRLETSENKQINVEVSTPTRELESIPHQSLVEATNLHFGARPDLKKIMFKFECKDVGVMVCGPRKLRHEVAKICTSGLVDNLHFESISFGW; via the exons ATGATGAAGAGCCACACAATATTACTATTTAGAATCATTTTTCTTTTGATGTTTCTTGGATGGCTAACAGTTTGGATCTTGTATCCCACAAAGATCTACCACAAGACATGGATTGTCAACCTAGAAAACAAGCTCGATTCTACATATTTTAGAGAGCAAG TTGTTTTAGGGGTAAATCTCCTGCTTTTTACATTCCCTATCATTTTCATTGGAGCTCTTGGTGGtatttatcttcatcttcatcaggaaaaaaTAACACAAAACTTACCCTCCACAAG TGATGGTGCTCTAAAAAGATGTATATGTTTCCTGAGACGTCCAATCCTGGTGATGTCCCCACTTGGAATAGTTTCAGCTATGGAGCTTCTTTTTACATTCATGTTTGTTGCACTTTTGATATGGTCCTTTTCCAATTACCTATATAGAAGTTTTGGTCACCTCCATATGGACAAACAAGGCGAGAAAGT ATGGGAAGCAAAGCTTAGGAGTGTATCATTGAGACTTGGTTACATAGGAAACATATGTTGGGCATTTTTGTTCTTTCCAGTCACAAGAGGCTCTTCAATTCTGCGTCTGGTTGGACTCACTTCTGAGTCAAGCATCAAATACCATATATGGCTTGGACATTTATCTATGGTTCTTTTTGCTGCTCATACCATTGGTTTTATCATCTATTGGGCCATCACCAATCAAATGATTGAG ATGCTAGACTGGAGCAAAACTTATGTATCCAATGTGGCCGGAGAGATTGCAAGTTTAATAGCACTAGCAATATGGATAACAAGTATTTCACGCGTAAGGCGTAAAATGTATGAAGTTTTCCTCTATACTCACCATCTCTACATACTCTATATATTGTTATATGCAATCCATGTTGGAGTTGAATACATGTGCATGATTGCTCCTGGAGTTTTTCTCTTCCTCATTGATAGAAATCTTAGATTCTTACAATCTCACCAAAATACTCAGTTATTATCAGCTCGCATTTTGCCTTGTGATGCAGTTGAGCTCAATTTCGCTAAGAATCCTA GTTTATACTATAACCCTACAAGCTTGGTGTTCATAAATGTTCCAAAAGTTTCCAAGCTGCAATGGCACCCTTTTACAGTGACTTCTAGTTGTAATATGGAAACTAATAATCTTAGTGTTACCATAAAAAATGTGGGTAGCTGGTCAAACAAGCTTTATCaacaactttcttcttcatctttggATCATCTTAATGTTTCAGTTGAAGGACCCTATGGACCTCACACTAAACAATTTCTAAG TGGTGGAAGTGGCATAACTCCCTTCATATCTATAATCCGAGATCTCGTGTTTCAAAGCCAACATCAACAGTTCCAAGTTCCAAAACTCCTACTTGTTTGTATTTTCAAGAATTATGTTGATCTAACAATGTTAGATCTTATACTTCCGGCTTCTGGTCCAACAACTCAAATCTTAAACCTTCATTTACAAATCGAAGCTTACATCACCAGAGAGAAACAAGAACCTTCAACAGAAACTCACAAACCTATCCAAACAATATGGTGTAAGCCAAACCTCTCGGATTCTCCTATCTCACTTATATTAGGCCCAAATAATTTGTTATGGCTTAGTGCTATAATCACATCATCTTTCttcatgtttcttcttcttttaggAATTTTAACTCGTTACTATATTTATCCGAGGGAAAAGAACTCAAGTGAAGTGTATAATTGGACATTAAAGGTTATGTGGTATATGTTTCTTCTTTGTGCATGCATATGTGTATGTTCTAGTGTTGTTTTTCTATGGTGGAAGAGACTGGAAACTTCAGAAAATAAGCAAATAAATGTAGAAGTTTCAACACCAACAAGAGAACTTGAAAGCATTCCTCATCAATCTTTAGTGGAAGCTACCAATTTACATTTTGGTGCAAGACCTGATCTCAAAA AAATTATGTTTAAGTTTGAATGCAAAGATGTTGGAGTCATGGTATGTGGTCCTAGAAAATTGAGACATGAAGTTGCCAAAATTTGTACTTCTGGTTTGGTTGATAATCTTCACTTTGAATCCATCAGCTTTGGTTGGTGA